A genome region from Anastrepha obliqua isolate idAnaObli1 chromosome 4, idAnaObli1_1.0, whole genome shotgun sequence includes the following:
- the LOC129244329 gene encoding LOW QUALITY PROTEIN: transmembrane protease serine 9 (The sequence of the model RefSeq protein was modified relative to this genomic sequence to represent the inferred CDS: inserted 1 base in 1 codon), producing MYKWKSLLYALLIAGALIVTCPPATQATYEVNLLRLRSEPIALWRQSQNTFIQWVLSLLPNRPAILGGPGVTTASPDGLTSTTELPLKPQPATATPATTTNTTPEPTTPAQPSSTAAPATSTTTIAPSTTTAAPPVVLNPPRNCTECVCGIANTQKRIVGGQETEVHQYPWMAMLLYGGRFYCAASLINDQFLLTASHCVYGFRKERISVRLLEHDRKMSNFLKIDRNVANITTHPKYSARTYDNDIAIIQLDKPVEMTELLHPVCMPTPGKSFKGETAIVTGWGAIKVGGPTADTLQEVQVPVMSQEDCRKSRYGPTRITDNMLCAGFDEGKKDSCQGDSGGPLHVVAPGTREHQIAGVVSWGEGCAKAGFPGVYARVNRYGTWIKTVTRNACLCHSETKKIKNKNMTYKFCLLAVLIIIPNAQLTRASDASPTDPTPSALRQDNFIEWITSIFRPTTTTSTPSSTPPTTPTRNCPSCACGTINTFHRIVGGMETEVNEYXYCGGSLINDQYVLTAAHCVRGFNKRVVSVRLLSHNRTDGRVNTIDRQLDSIAVHDGYSGRNLDNDIALLRFTEPLELREPLRPVCLAEFGKTYEDEIAVVTGWGAVKEGGFIADRLQEVQVPVMSQETCRKSKYGATRITDNMLCAGFAEGGKDSCQGDSGGPLHVRHNDTKTYQLAGVVSWGEGCARPNAPGVYTRVSQYLDWIEERTRDACKCQPSMGAASGGGAGVGESSSTESAGAQNITESSTQSVADTTATLGAGESSNVTEGSKL from the exons ATGTATAAGTGGAAGAGTTTATTGTATGCCTTGCTAATAGCAGGCGCCCTAATCGTCACTTGTCCACCTGCAACACAGGCGACATACGAAGTGAATTTGCTGCGCTTACGAAGTGAACCGATTGCGCTTTGGCGTCAATCGCAAAATACTTTCATACAATGGGTGCTTTCGCTTTTGCCCAATCGTCCCGCCATACTGGGAGGTCCCGGCGTCACAACAGCGTCGCCCGATGGCTTAACTAGCACCACAGAGTTGCCACTAAAGCCTCAGCCAGCTACCGCTACGCCTGCTACAACTACCAACACTACCCCAGAGCCCACTACGCCCGCGCAACCCAGCTCTACGGCAGCGCCGGCCACTAGTACCACCACTATAGCGCCCAGCACCACAACCGCTGCTCCACCGGTCGTGCTTAATCCACCGCGCAATTGTACGGAATGCGTCTGTGGCATTGCCAACACACAAAAACGTATAGTAGGCGGCCAAGAGACCGAAGTTCACCAGTATCCTTGGATGGCTATGCTGCTCTACGGCGGTCGTTTCTATTGCGCTGCTTCGCTCATCAACGATCAGTTCCTTTTAACGGCTTCCCATTGCGTTTATGGTTTTCGCAAGGAACGTATCAGTGTGCGTCTACTGGAGCACGATCGTAAAATGtccaactttttgaaaattgatcgGAATGTGGCAAATATTACCACGCATCCAAAGTACAGTGCACGCACATATGATAATGACATCGCCATCATACAGTTGGATAAGCCGGTGGAGATGACAGAACTTCTGCACCCAGTTTGTATGCCCACACCGGGCAAGTCCTTCAAGGGTGAAACGGCTATTGTGACTGGCTGGGGTGCCATTAAAGTGGGTGGACCAACAGCAGATACGTTGCAG GAAGTTCAGGTGCCCGTCATGTCGCAAGAGGACTGCCGCAAATCGCGCTACGGACCAACACGCATCACGGACAACATGCTCTGCGCTGGCTTTGACGAAGGCAAAAAAGATTCCTGCCAAGGTGACAGTGGCGGACCACTACATGTTGTAGCGCCAGGTACCAGAGAACATCAAATTGCTGGCGTAGTCTCTTGGGGTGAGGGCTGCGCCAAGGCGGGTTTCCCGGGAGTTTATGCGCGCGTCAATCGCTATGGAACTTGGATTAAGACCGTCACTAGAAATGCTTGCCTTTGCCACTCGGAGACGAAGAAGATAAAGAA CAAAAATATGACTTACAAATTCTGCTTGCTTGCTGTGCTCATCATTATTCCCAACGCGCAGTTGACGAGGGCTTCAGATGCATCACCCACCGACCCAACACCAAGTGCTTTACGGCAGGATAATTTCATCGAATGGATTACTTCAATATTCCGTCCAACCACCACAACATCCACGCCCAGTTCAACACCACCGACCACACCAACACGCAATTGCCCATCCTGCGCCTGtggcaccataaacaccttCCACCGCATTGTTGGCGGTATGGAGACCGAGGTAAATGAGT CCTACTGCGGTGGCTCGCTGATCAATGATCAATATGTGCTAACGGCAGCGCATTGTGTGCGCGGTTTTAATAAACGCGTTGTGTCAGTGCGTCTACTTTCGCACAATCGTACCGATGGACGTGTGAATACGATCGATCGACAGCTGGATTCGATTGCAGTGCACGATGGTTACAGTGGCAGGAATTTGGATAATGATATTGCCTTGTTACGCTTTACGGAACCACTTGAACTGCGCGAGCCACTGAGACCCGTGTGTCTCGCCGAGTTCGGCAAAACCTATGAAGACGAGATTGCTGTGGTCACAGGCTGGGGTGCGGTGAAGGAAGGTGGCTTCATAGCAGATCGTTTGCAG GAGGTACAAGTGCCCGTCATGTCACAGGAGACCTGCCGTAAGAGCAAATACGGTGCCACTCGCATTACGGACAATATGCTTTGCGCTGGATTTGCTGAGGGTGGTAAAGACTCCTGTCAGGGTGATAGCGGTGGTCCGCTACATGTGCGCCATAATGACACGAAGACCTATCAGCTGGCTGGCGTTGTATCTTGGGGCGAGGGTTGCGCACGTCCTAATGCGCCCGGGGTCTACACGCGTGTATCGCAGTACCTGGATTGGATTGAGGAGCGCACGCGTGATGCTTGTAAATGTCAGCCGTCGATGGGAGCAGCAAGTGGTGGAGGGGCTGGAGTTGGTGAAAGTAGCAGCACAGAAAGTGCAGGCGCGCAGAACATTACAGAGAGTAGTACGCAGAGTGTGGCAGATACCACTGCCACTTTAGGAGCAGGGGAAAGCAGTAATGTTACAGAAGGGTCGAAATTGTAA